In the genome of Drosophila yakuba strain Tai18E2 chromosome 3R, Prin_Dyak_Tai18E2_2.1, whole genome shotgun sequence, one region contains:
- the LOC6538132 gene encoding dedicator of cytokinesis protein 3 isoform X1: MWIPSNNKYGVAIHNWHGNVRFGLALDVGDSVDIVEECKHWYRGSCPRKSRAVGLFPKTYIHIKDLSKIDPVVAECTQVLREWSEIWKRLYVDREAYKFQTLRKVMFSILESRRELLSATMTQDQTLELQMVVVSKIDWGNRKLGLDLVPREGPLAVDPHGIGIVKLYNVHVSSADNAKASSSRGTLRRKTQRKILTHHLYFCMRDFGHRIGGDDAEVYFFLYDGSHMRPLSERFLVKISKDGFSNYIERLHSNCTVFTDLGAADLNEELHLVAVVMRVGKIIQSDSIKKIEKGGTLGHGPTFRRPFGVGVLSLGDIAHFDSSLEQSSDEREYNFKLFQCEEKDFHLLPELIIKKSSGKYSPIQTSQGTQGIVVSLKLLHGGLGQARQEQPLLFQGSTITRKMGFPDVIMPGDVRNDLFLTLERGEFERGGKNTGKNILVTVVVLDVAGNVLTDCLWGASGMESQTQYKSMILYHQNAPSWNEMLRLSVPIDKFSTAHVRFEFRHCSTRDKTEPKLFAFSFARLMDTGGATLGDGQHELYVYKCEDPTKLQASNYLRLQCRPRDAQAKMDCGGCFSRSSKEVFVLRSLLCSTKLTQNADLLSLLQWRTYPETIQDSLTGVLRLNDEELVKFLQDVLDALFAMFSNEEGNSTQHSGLVFHVLVSIFSLLQSNKFQHFRPVMNEYIENHFAAALVYKGLITSVEHMAVFMTKAEHPDPFQKCFGSLEYIFKLLIQSRKLFARATGGQYEDSFKRDLHSLFTALNGMLAVPSYDVIIPTQEALLNSTGVVLEQLKDTLPAPELGMLARNMLDAIPRGAPIRLIQAKLHAVKDLVSGELFHEDDSRTVVLSVACKHLRMHLSRRDELRLCAEILSEILSQLYDLQKEQRDKVTNTLQHDLDSLCKNILGILIRTISIIMEGSNAVLPQLVSCLLGLLQLLDETHYKRYWDELSPNKDPRDLKEFLSKSLLVYEELLTQDWHVFPNDWLVMKLAANDVLRMSLEEFAKPLVYRFLGPQAFDSQLWWSYFSLAVAFLTQPSLQLEQYREPKRLKILHSHGDMRVLMGFQILSMWSQLGEQKLHFIPSMVGPFLEVTLVPEPALRKATLSVFYDMMQCEQAARGSFRLVESELIDKLDLLISENKGDDEYRELFSTMEHLSLVLLEKVQVENPNWKEAGIAFIASVTRLLERLLDYRSVMQGEENRDKRMTCTVNLLNFYKNEINRKEMYLRYIYKLHNLHLQAENYTEAGFTLKLYASMLSWDRETQSFAPFDNSGQPEWQRKERLYHEILKYFDKGKCWEKGIPLCKELAQLYETRRFDYNKLSEILIQEAKFFQNILTQLRPEPEYFRVGFYGMGLPLFVRNKQFVYRGLEYERIGAFTQRLQTEFPSAQILGNNSPPDNAILNAPDQYIQISNVRPVGDAQALKTAMVPVPEKIARFYEVNDVTRFIYDRPMYKGTVDKDNEFKSLWIERTILEIASPLPGILRWYEVKQKTMQELTPVEYACEIISNAGKELSELIVQYKRDPKRNINPFSMRLQGTIDANVMGGISKYQEAFFSEQFLKSPQGAGQQANVQRLKVLILEQIQILEQALELHGQLAPSGVQPLHNRLLERFSQLKQSLSGMGRLKRQHSESIVNTPLPPLPTEQRVAQATASSSLNANAHSNYVYDLDEIYTRPGDTVRPVDPLSSYQTLSKESLSIPLEDAAAPPVPNRPRSQNFMANGSMDSPEVPPKRQPTLNSPNAPPLPPRGITPDKRASNPLIFNDFGSGDAVGRRHSQQQQHHGQKYSVVDISYDDPEADQQPHSLPPNFQDGSGSHLSVCFAPNDFRDSGISTTSSRELNHMNLNNLSEDSSSISTITVQHREHCRISSNGSLDYNATASMNITQRESSTSSFDVEDFPVPPPPIPPKSLAVSSNGVNISLDEAHSPHPSTQANTTQLNHSQNPNQNHSTNSHHHQQQQNGDGDGYSTLQHPVNGLGLATLPPPPSAVEAPLPASAIATSSSSHQHDGGTF; the protein is encoded by the exons CCATCCACAACTGGCACGGCAATGTCCGGTTTGGCCTGGCACTGGATGTCGGCGATTCGGTGGACATTGTGGAGGAGTGCAAGCACTGGTACCGTGGCTCCTGCCCCCGAAAGTCCCGGGCAGTGGGTCTCTTCCCCAAGACCTACATACACATCAAGGACCTGTCGAAAATCGATCCTGTCGTCGCCGAATGCACGCAGGTTCTGCGGGAATGGTCGGAGATCTGGAAGCGCCTCTATGTG GATCGCGAAGCGTACAAGTTCCAAACCCTGCGCAAGGTTATGTTTTCCATATTGGAAAGTCGGAGGGAACTCCTTAGTGCCACCATGACGCAGGATCAGACACTGGAGCTTCAGATGGTTGTGGTTTCCAAGATAGACTGGGGCAATCG CAAACTTGGCCTGGACTTGGTGCCCAGAGAGGGACCACTGGCGGTGGATCCACATGGCATTGGCATCGTGAAGCTCTACAATGTCCATGTGAGCAGTGCTGATAACGCCAAGGCCTCCTCG AGTCGGGGAACTTTGAGGCGGAAGACGCAGCGGAAGATTCTCACCCATCATCTGTACTTTTGCATGCGCGATTTTGGCCATCGGATTGGTGGCGATGATGCGGAGGTCTACTTCTTCCTTTATGATGGCAGTCACATGCGACCGCTGTCCGAACGGTTTCTGGTCAAGATCTCCAAGGATGGTTTCTCCAACTACATTGAACGGTTGCACAGCAACTGCACGGTGTTCACTGATCTGG GTGCCGCTGATCTCAATGAGGAACTTCACCTGGTTGCCGTGGTTATGCGCGTGGGCAAGATCATTCAGTCGGACTCTATCAAGAAGATCGAGAAGGGTGGCACATTGGGTCATGGTCCAACCTTCCGTCGACCATTTGGAGTGGGTGTTCTCTCGCTGGGCGACATTGCACACTTCGATAGCAGTCTGGAGCAGTCCTCCGATGAGCGGGAGTACAACTTTAAGCTGTTCCAGTGCGAGGAGAAGGACTTTCACCTGCTGCCCGAACTGATTATCAAGAAGTCGAGTGGAAAGTACTCGCCCATCCAAACGAGTCAGGGAACTCAGGGCATTGTTGTGTCTCTAAAGCTCCTGCACGGTGGACTGGGTCAGGCGCGGCAGGAGCAACCGCTGCTCTTCCAGGGCTCTACGATAACCAGGAAGATGGGCTTCCCGGATGTCATCATGCCCGGAGATGTCCGCAACGATCTCTTCCTCACTCTGGAGCGCGGTGAGTTCGAGCGCGGTGGAAAGAATACGGGAAAGAATATCCTTGTGACGGTTGTGGTGCTCGATGTGGCGGGTAATGTTCTCACCGACTGCCTTTGGGGTGCCTCCGGCATGGAATCCCAGACGCAGTACAAGTCCATGATCCTGTATCACCAGAATGCTCCCAGTTGGAATGAGATGTTGCGCCTCAGCGTGCCGATCGACAAGTTTTCCACTGCTCATGTGAGGTTTGAGTTCCGGCACTGTTCGACGAGGGATAAGACGGAACCGAAGCTATTCGCCTTCAGCTTTGCCAGGCTTATGGACACCGGTGGTGCCACTTTGGGCGACGGCCAGCACGAGTTGTATGTGTACAAGTGCGAGGATCCCACGAAGCTTCAGGCCTCCAACTATCTGCGGTTGCAGTGTAGACCTCGCGATGCACAGGCCAAAATGGATTGTGGCGGTTGCTTCAGTCGCAGCTCCAAGGAAGTGTTCGTCCTGCGCTCCCTGCTCTGCTCCACAAAACTTACCCAGAACGCTGACCTTCTATCGCTGCTGCAGTGGCGCACATATCCGGAAACGATCCAGGACTCGCTGACGGGAGTCCTGCGGCTGAACGACGAAGAGCTGGTCAAGTTCCTGCAGGACGTGCTGGACGCCCTGTTTGCCATGTTCTCCAATGAGGAGGGTAACAGCACCCAGCACTCGGGCCTCGTTTTCCATGTCCTCGTGAGCATCTTTAGTCTGTTGCAGAGCAACAAGTTCCAACATTTTCGTCCGGTGATGAACGAGTATATCGAGAATCACTTTGCGGCCGCATTGGTTTACAAGGGACTCATCACCTCAGTGGAGCACATGGCCGTGTTCATGACCAAGGCAGAGCACCCCGACCCATTCCAGAAGTGTTTCGGTTCCCTGGAGTATATATTCAAGTTGCTAATCCAGTCGAGGAAATTGTTTGCCAGGGCAACAGGTGGGCAGTATGAGGACTCGTTCAAGCGGGACCTCCACTCCCTTTTTACGGCCCTCAATGGAATGCTGGCTGTGCCCTCGTACGATGTCATCATTCCCACCCAGGAGGCACTGCTTAATTCGACGGGAGTGGTGCTGGAACAATTGAAGGACACGCTCCCCGCTCCGGAGTTGGGCATGCTGGCGCGGAATATGCTGGACGCCATTCCCCGGGGAGCTCCCATTCGGTTAATTCAGGCGAAATTGCATGCTGTCAAGGATCTGGTGTCTGGGGAGTTGTTCCACGAGGATG ATTCCCGCACTGTGGTTCTTTCGGTGGCCTGCAAGCACCTGCGCATGCATCTCAGTCGCCGGGATGAGCTGCGTCTGTGTGCTGAGATTCTCTCGGAGATTCTTAGCCAACTGTACGATTTACAGAAGGAGCAGCGCGACAAGGTGACCAACACCCTACAGCACGACCTGGACTCGCTGTGCAAGAATATACTGGGCATACTGATCCGTACCATTAGCATTATAATGGAGGGATCCAATGCAGTGTTGCCGCAGTTGGTTTCCTGTCTCTTGGgtttgctgcagctgctcgaCGAGACGCACTACAAGCGCTACTGGGACGAGCTGAGTCCCAACAAAGATCCGCGGGATCTGAAGGAGTTCCTTAGCAAATCATTGCTGGTGTACGAGGAACTGTTGACCCAGGACTGGCATGTGTTCCCCAACGATTGGCTGGTGATGAAGCTGGCCGCGAACGATGTGCTGCGCATGTCGCTGGAGGAGTTCGCCAAGCCGCTGGTCTACAGATTCTTGGGACCCCAGGCCTTTGATTCGCAGCTCTGGTGGAGCTACTTCAGTCTGGCTGTTGCCTTCTTGACACAGCCCTCCCTGCAGTTGGAACAATATAGGGAGCCCAAGAGGCTGAAGATACTCCACTCGCATGGGGACATGCGGGTGCTCATGGGCTTCCAGATACTCAGCATGTGGTCGCAGCTGGGCGAGCAGAAGCTCCACTTTATTCCATCGATGGTGGGTCCATTCCTGGAGGTCACTTTGGTACCGGAGCCAGCTCTGCGGAAGGCCACGCTTTCAGTCTTTTACGACATGATGCAGTGCGAGCAG GCTGCCCGTGGTTCGTTCCGTCTGGTGGAGAGCGAACTGATTGACAAGCTGGACCTGCTCATCAGCGAGAACAAGGGTGACGACGAGTATAGGGAGCTGTTCAGCACCAT GGAACATCTCAGCTTGGT TTTGCTGGAGAAAGTCCAGGTGGAGAATCCTAACTGGAAGGAGGCTGGCATCGCTTTCATAGCCTCAGTCACCAGACTTTTGGAGCGCCTTCTGGACTATCGTAGCGTAATGCAGGGCGAGGAGAACCGGGATAAGCGCATGACCTGCACAGTCAATCTGcttaatttttacaaaaacgaaatcaacCGGAAGGAGATGTATCTGAG ATACATCTACAAGCTGCACAACCTGCACCTGCAGGCTGAGAATTACACAGAGGCTGGCTTTACGCTGAAACTGTACGCCTCCATGCTGAGTTGGGATCGGGAGACCCAGAGCTTTGCCCCCTTCGATAATAGTGGTCAGCCAGAGTGGCAGCGCAAGGAGCGTCTATACCACGAG ATCCTTAAATACTTCGACAAGGGAAAATGCTGGGAAAAGGGTATTCCGCTGTGCAAGGAGCTGGCTCAACTATACGAAACCCGGCGCTTTGACTACAACAAGTTAAGTGAAATACTCATTCAGGAGGCCAAGTTCTTCCAGAATATCCTTACTCAATTGCGACCGGAACCGGAATACTTCCGGGTGGGATTTTACGGAATGGGACTGCCACTTTTTGTGCGG AACAAGCAATTTGTGTATCGTGGACTGGAGTATGAGAGAATTGGAGCCTTCACACAGCGACTGCAAACGGAGTTTCCTAGTGCTCAGATCCTGGGCAACAACAGTCCGCCGGACAACGCCATTCTGAATGCTCCGGATCAGTACATACAGATCAGCAATGTAAGACCTGTTGGGGATGCACAGGCCTTGAAGACCGCAATGGTTCCAGTGCCGGAGAAAATAGCTCGTTTCTACGAGGTCAACGATGTGACCCGATTTATCTACGATCGCCCCATGTACAAGGGAACAGTGGACAAGGACAATGAGTTCAAGTCGTTGTGGATTGAACGCACCATTCTAGAGATTGCTAGTCCACTGCCAGGAATTCTGCGCTGGTATGAGGTTAAACAGAAGACGATGCAGGAGCTAACGCCAGTGGAGTACGCTTGCGAGATTATCAGCAATGCCGGCAAGGAGCTGTCCGAGCTGATCGTGCAGTATAAGCGCGATCCCAAAAGGAATATTAATCCCTTCTCCATGCGTCTGCAGGGCACAATCGATGCCAATGTCATGGGTGGTATAAGCAAGTATCAGGAGGCTTTCTTCTCCGAGCAGTTCCTCAAATCTCCGCAAGGTGCTGGACAGCAAGCGAATGTCCAGCGGCTAAAGGTTCTGATCCTGGAGCAGATCCAGATTCTGGAGCAAGCCCTCGAGCTGCACGGTCAGCTGGCGCCCAGTGGAGTTCAGCCTCTGCACAATCGCCTGTTGGAACGCTTTTCCCAGCTCAAGCAAAGTTTATCCGGCATGGGCAGACTGAAACGTCAGCACTCCGAGAGCATTGTAAATACTCCTTTACCACCGTTGCCCACAGAGCAGCGAGTGGCTCAGGCGACAGCTTCCTCAAGCTTGAATGCCAATGCCCACAGCAACTATGTATATGATCTCGATGAGATCTACACGAGACCGGGAGACACCGTAAGACCCGTGGACCCACTCAGTTCCTACCAAACGCTGAGTAAGGAGAGTCTGAGTATTCCTCTGGAGGATGCCGCTGCTCCCCCAGTGCCAAATCGTCCACGCTCGCAGAATTTTATGGCAAACGGATCAATGGACAGCCCGGAGGTCCCGCCGAAGCGACAACCGACTTTGAATTCTCCCAATGCTCCTCCGCTGCCTCCGCGCGGAATAACACCGGACAAGAGGGCGTCAAATCCATTGATTTTCAATGACTTTGGCTCTGGAGATGCTGTGGGTCGTCGCCATtctcagcagcagcaacaccatgGCCAAAAGTATTCCGTTGTTGATATTAGCTACGATGATCCAGAGGCAGATCAACAGCCGCACTCGCTGCCCCCGAACTTTCAGGACGGAAGCGGTAGTCACCTGAGCGTCTGCTTTGCCCCCAATGATTTCCGGGACTCCGGCATATCGACGACTAGCTCCAGGGAACTGAACCACATGAATCTCAATAACCTGAGCGAAGACTCATCGTCGATCTCGACCATTACCGTGCAGCATCGGGAACACTGTCGCATCAGCAGCAATGGCAGCTTGGACTATAATGCCACAGCATCAATGAACATTACGCAACGGGAGAGTTCGACTAGTTCGTTTGATGTGGAGGACTTTCCagtgccgccgccgcccatTCCGCCCAAATCCTTGGCCGTGTCAAGCAATGGGGTCAACATTTCACTTGATGAGGCACACTCACCGCATCCCAGCACACAAGCGAACACCACACAACTCAATCACAGTCAGAACCCAAATCAGAACCATTCCACAAACAGTcaccatcatcagcagcagcagaatggAGATGGCGATGGTTATAGCACGTTGCAGCATCCGGTGAACGGGCTGGGGCTGGCTACCCTTCCACCACCACCTTCTGCTGTTGAAGCGCCACTACCGGCATCTGCAATCGCCACATCTTCATCTAGTCATCAGCACGATGGCGGCACTTTTTGA